From Acidimicrobiales bacterium, the proteins below share one genomic window:
- a CDS encoding MerR family transcriptional regulator has product MNGSLTIGDFSRVTFLSVKTLRHYHRAGLLEPAEVDPFTGYRRYASDQIPIAQVIRRFRELNMPLEDIGSVLRASDQEARSELISAHLARLEESLAETQRAVASLRDLLEHPSPPALIEHRKVPATQAAAITSVVDFGDLGAWYHGALGELAGTLAAQGVVACGAPGGIYANELFTEERGAATLFLPMTGGVRPVGRVGQMSVPGAELAVIIHSGSHSDLDRSYGALATYVTEHAVAVDGLIREYYVVGPQDTNDESAWRTEVGWPIFETRPQSPDVPGKEAQT; this is encoded by the coding sequence GTGAACGGCTCGTTGACGATCGGCGATTTCTCTCGGGTCACGTTCCTCAGCGTCAAGACCCTGCGCCACTACCACCGGGCTGGCCTTCTCGAACCAGCCGAGGTCGACCCGTTCACCGGCTACCGGCGCTATGCGAGCGACCAGATCCCGATCGCCCAGGTGATCCGACGGTTCCGGGAGCTGAACATGCCGCTCGAGGACATCGGATCAGTGCTCCGGGCCTCCGACCAGGAGGCCCGTTCAGAGCTCATCTCCGCTCACCTTGCCCGTTTGGAGGAGAGCTTGGCCGAGACTCAGCGCGCCGTGGCCTCGTTACGTGACCTTCTCGAGCACCCCTCGCCGCCGGCGCTGATCGAGCACCGCAAGGTTCCGGCGACCCAGGCGGCAGCGATCACGTCCGTCGTGGACTTCGGGGATCTGGGGGCCTGGTATCACGGAGCGCTGGGGGAGCTCGCGGGAACGCTGGCCGCGCAAGGCGTCGTCGCTTGTGGCGCGCCCGGCGGTATCTACGCCAATGAGCTGTTCACCGAAGAGCGTGGCGCCGCGACCCTCTTCCTCCCCATGACCGGTGGGGTGCGGCCAGTGGGACGGGTGGGACAGATGTCGGTGCCGGGGGCGGAGCTCGCCGTGATCATTCACAGCGGCTCCCACTCTGACCTGGACCGATCCTACGGGGCACTTGCTACGTACGTGACCGAGCACGCCGTGGCCGTCGATGGACTGATCCGCGAGTACTACGTGGTCGGACCGCAAGACACTAACGACGAGTCGGCGTGGAGGACCGAGGTGGGGTGGCCGATCTTCGAGACGCGGCCTCAGAGTCCTGACGTACCGGGGAAGGAAGCCCAGACCTAG
- a CDS encoding class E sortase, which yields MSGLAKVDRDYSAGPCRRPARFARRANGSAAGVPRPAPDGPDSKVFDSPLGWHLGPIRRVIREFGLALITLGVIVLLFIAYQLFGTNLTEARNQTQLAKQFGTTVATGAPIKTVTPDSVPDALPATPPGGAVEHLVIPSIHVDKFVVEGVDEADLRRGPGHYPGTAYPGQNGNAAIAGHRTTYGGPFFELNGVKPGDPILITDLNGRTWTYIVHNQEVVSPNDVSVLDATTFPQLTLTTCNPRFSAAQRLIVFARLQGPPGVVESPAAVSAGASKTLRHDGSSGNADTVGFGTSTNLGSGRSSAWAPAILYGLLAIGTWLLARLVSKRSRRWYRGGAFTIGIALGLIPLWLCFENVSLLLPQSI from the coding sequence ATGTCAGGCCTCGCGAAGGTCGACCGCGATTATTCGGCGGGGCCCTGCCGCCGACCCGCCCGTTTTGCGCGTCGGGCCAACGGGTCCGCGGCCGGCGTGCCGCGGCCGGCTCCTGACGGGCCCGACTCGAAGGTGTTCGACTCGCCTTTGGGCTGGCACCTGGGACCTATCCGACGTGTCATCCGGGAGTTCGGATTGGCCCTCATCACGCTCGGCGTGATCGTCTTGCTGTTCATCGCCTACCAGCTGTTCGGCACCAACCTGACCGAGGCACGCAACCAGACGCAGCTCGCCAAGCAGTTCGGCACGACGGTGGCCACCGGGGCGCCGATCAAGACCGTCACACCCGATTCGGTCCCCGACGCCCTTCCGGCCACCCCGCCCGGTGGCGCCGTCGAGCACCTGGTCATCCCCTCGATCCACGTGGACAAGTTCGTCGTGGAGGGGGTGGACGAAGCAGACCTGCGGCGCGGCCCCGGCCACTACCCCGGGACGGCTTACCCGGGCCAGAACGGCAACGCTGCCATAGCGGGCCACCGCACCACCTACGGCGGGCCCTTCTTTGAGCTAAACGGGGTCAAGCCTGGAGACCCCATCCTCATCACGGACCTCAACGGCCGGACCTGGACCTACATAGTGCACAACCAGGAAGTCGTGAGCCCCAATGACGTGTCGGTGCTCGACGCGACGACGTTCCCACAGCTCACCCTGACCACCTGCAACCCCCGCTTCTCAGCGGCCCAGCGGCTGATTGTCTTCGCCCGGCTGCAGGGCCCCCCCGGTGTCGTTGAGTCCCCGGCTGCGGTTTCCGCCGGCGCGTCTAAGACCCTCCGTCACGACGGCTCCAGCGGCAATGCCGACACCGTCGGGTTCGGCACCTCGACCAATCTCGGCAGCGGCCGCTCCAGCGCCTGGGCTCCGGCCATTCTGTACGGGCTATTGGCCATCGGCACCTGGCTTCTCGCCCGGCTGGTGTCCAAACGCTCCCGCCGCTGGTACCGGGGCGGGGCCTTCACCATCGGGATCGCTCTCGGCCTGATCCCGCTCTGGCTCTGCTTCGAAAACGTGAGCCTGCTGCTGCCCCAAAGCATCTAG